DNA sequence from the Oceanibaculum indicum P24 genome:
CGATGTTCCGGCGGCAGACTGGCACCGGGGCGCGCCACCGTGCGCCCGGCAATGGAGATGCTGCCTTCCTGCAGCGTCTCCACACCTGCACACAGGCGTAGCATCGTCGTCTTGCCGCAGCCGGAAGGCCCGACCAAGGCCACGACCTCGCCCGGCGCAATCGACAGGCTAACCCCGGCAACCGCCCGGTTCACTCCGTAATGATGAACGATGCTCTCGATCCGGAGGATGGCGGTATCGGTATCGGTTTTGCTCTCTGTTTCAGGGGCGCGCTGCGCCATCGCTGCCTGCTGCACGTCAGAATTCCTCATCGTCGAGCATAAGGGGCTCGGCGCCCTCTTCATCGTCCTGTCCGGATGACATATCGGCCTCCTCCTCGCGCATCGCAATGGTTGCGAGGCTCGGGCGCTTGTCGAGCAGGCCGGCGGCCTTCAGTTCCTCGACTCCCGGAAGCTCCTTCAGGTCGGCGATGCCGAACTGGTCGAGAAACACATCGGTCGTCACCCAGGTCAGCGGGCGGCCCGGCGATTCGCGCCGGCGGCCGGGCTTCACCCAGCCGGCTTCAAGCAGCACGTCCAGCGTGCCCTTGGACAGGCCGACACCGCGCACCTCCTCAATCTCCGCACGGGTGATTGGCTGGTGATAGGCGATGATCGCAATGGTCTCGATGGCGGCGCGCGACAGCTTGCGCAGTTGGGTGCGCTCATGCGCCATCTTCGGCGCCAGATCGGCAGCGGTGCGGAAGGCCCATTTGCCGGCGATACGGGTCAGGACAACGCCGCGATTCTCATAGATCGCCGAAAGGTCGGCCAGCAAGCCCTTGATATCGATTCCATCCGGCAGCCGCTCCAGCAAGGTGGCCTCGGCCACCGGCTCGCGCGAGGCGAACAGGATCGCCTCCAGCAGACGCAGCGCCTGCGCCCGCTCGCGCTCCGTGACCAGAAGCGGTGTCTCGCTCATTGCGGTGTCTCCGGGGTGCCGGTCTTGGCCCGCAGATAGATTGGCCCGAAGGTCTCGCCCTGGCGCAGCTCCACGGTGCCCTGCTTCACCAACTCCAGGCTGGCAACAAAGGTCGCGGCAATGGCCGAGCGCGCGATCAGGCTGTCGCGCAGATCCGGCGGCAGGAAGCTCTGCAGCATCGCCCAGTCCGGCACCCGGCCGACCAGCACCCGCAGTCGCTCCAGCGCATCCTCGACCGAATAGAGCTGGGTCGGGGCGATCCGCAGCGATTTGTGCTCGGTACGGCGGCGGAAATCGGCATAGGCCTTCAGCAGATCGTAGAGCGAGGCTTCGTACCGTGTCGAAATCACGGTCGGAAACTGTTCCTCGGCGCCGCGCGCGAAGACATCCTGCCCCAGCTGCGGCCGTGCCATCAAACGCACGCCGGCCTCCTGCATCGCCTCCAGCCGGCGCAGCTGGAAGGCCAGCGCTTCCGCCATCTCGGCACCACTCGGCTCCGGTTCGCCGGGCGGGGCCGGCAGCAGCAGTCGCGACTTCAGGAAGGCCAGCCAGGCTGCCATGACCAGATAGTCGGCGGCGATTTCCAGATGCAGCCGGCGTGCCTGTTGGATGAAGGCGAGATACTGGTCGGCCAGCTTCAGGATGGAAATGCGGGCGAGATCGACCTTCTGGTCGCGGGCCAGCGTCAGCAGCAGGTCGATGGGCCCCTCGAACCCTTCCAGATCGAGGATCAGCTGCGCCGGCATGGCGACCGGCACATCCTCCTCGAAATCGTCGGGCCGCTCATTCATGATCAGATCACGCCGCTGATCGCCAGGATACCGCGCGCCAGATATTCCACCGGCGCCAGGATGATCCATTCGGTGATCGGGAAATGGATGCCGAACTGCGCCAAGCCGAAAGGAATCAGGAACAACAGGCCGATCACCAGCACCAGGCCGGCGCGTTCCAGCCGGGCCAGCCGGATCGCAAGCTCGTAAGGCAGGATGCCGACGGCGACGCGGCCACCGTCGAGCGGCGGAATCGGCAGCATGTTGAAGACGGCAAGCACCAGATTAAGCCAGATTGCGTTCTGCAGGTTTTCCGCAGTCCAGTATGCCACAGTTTCCGGCAGGACGGGCACGAGATGCAGCATGAAGGCCGCCAAGAAGGCGAGGATGATGTTCGCCCCCGGCCCGGCGGCGGCCACGAACACCATATCGCGGCGCGGATTGCCCAGCCGGCTGAAATTCACCGGCACCGGCTTGGCATAACCGAACAGGAAGGGCGCGCGCAGCAGCAGCAGCAGGCCTGGCAGCAGGATGGTGCCGACCGGATCGACATGTTTCAGCGGGTTGAAGGTCACGCGGCCCAGGCTCTTCGCCGTCGGATCGCCCAGGCGCCAGGCGACATAGCCATGTGCCGCCTCATGGAAGGTGACGGCCAGCAGCACCGGCAGCACCCAGACCGACGCGCCAATGAGGATCTGCCCCAGATACTCCAGGGACGTCTCCATCATCGCGCGAGCAGCGCGTCCAGCCGCGCCAGCGCCTCCGTCCTGTCGAAGCCGGACTGTTCCGGCGGAAGCCGCATCGCCCGGCCAAGACGTCGCGCCGAGGCTGGCGTCAGGGGGCGGATGGCGCCTGCCACCTCCTCCATCTCCGCCCTATCGCCGCTGCAATGCAGGACGAGATCGCAGCCAGCATCCAGACAGGCCACCGTACGGTCAGCATAGCTGCCGCCCAGCGCCTTCATGCCG
Encoded proteins:
- a CDS encoding segregation and condensation protein A, which encodes MNERPDDFEEDVPVAMPAQLILDLEGFEGPIDLLLTLARDQKVDLARISILKLADQYLAFIQQARRLHLEIAADYLVMAAWLAFLKSRLLLPAPPGEPEPSGAEMAEALAFQLRRLEAMQEAGVRLMARPQLGQDVFARGAEEQFPTVISTRYEASLYDLLKAYADFRRRTEHKSLRIAPTQLYSVEDALERLRVLVGRVPDWAMLQSFLPPDLRDSLIARSAIAATFVASLELVKQGTVELRQGETFGPIYLRAKTGTPETPQ
- a CDS encoding site-2 protease family protein, yielding MMETSLEYLGQILIGASVWVLPVLLAVTFHEAAHGYVAWRLGDPTAKSLGRVTFNPLKHVDPVGTILLPGLLLLLRAPFLFGYAKPVPVNFSRLGNPRRDMVFVAAAGPGANIILAFLAAFMLHLVPVLPETVAYWTAENLQNAIWLNLVLAVFNMLPIPPLDGGRVAVGILPYELAIRLARLERAGLVLVIGLLFLIPFGLAQFGIHFPITEWIILAPVEYLARGILAISGVI
- the scpB gene encoding SMC-Scp complex subunit ScpB, coding for MSETPLLVTERERAQALRLLEAILFASREPVAEATLLERLPDGIDIKGLLADLSAIYENRGVVLTRIAGKWAFRTAADLAPKMAHERTQLRKLSRAAIETIAIIAYHQPITRAEIEEVRGVGLSKGTLDVLLEAGWVKPGRRRESPGRPLTWVTTDVFLDQFGIADLKELPGVEELKAAGLLDKRPSLATIAMREEEADMSSGQDDEEGAEPLMLDDEEF